The following proteins come from a genomic window of Myroides odoratus DSM 2801:
- the merTP gene encoding mercuric transport protein MerTP has translation MKKSNKIIGTSILTAIAASSCCILPLLALLTGSSSLLSTFSWLTPIRPYCIGFTILVLIYAWYQQLKPKKSADCVCPPSRSRFMESRLFLGLVTLFSIVLLALPYYSSIFYSSPSVAHSLPSTESVQTVEFDIQGMTCDACSQHIHQQISQLAGMQLIQISYPNQNAIIAFDSTQTSILTIRETVQELGYQIKEK, from the coding sequence ATGAAGAAATCAAATAAAATTATCGGCACAAGTATCCTAACGGCTATTGCAGCTTCTTCTTGTTGCATTCTTCCTCTTTTGGCTCTACTTACAGGTTCTAGTAGTCTACTATCCACCTTTTCTTGGTTAACTCCAATTAGGCCTTATTGTATTGGGTTTACTATTCTTGTTCTGATCTATGCTTGGTATCAACAACTAAAACCTAAAAAATCTGCAGATTGTGTTTGCCCTCCTTCAAGATCTCGCTTTATGGAAAGTCGACTTTTTTTGGGATTGGTAACCTTGTTTTCCATTGTTCTATTGGCTCTGCCCTACTATAGTTCCATTTTCTATTCCTCACCGTCCGTAGCACATTCCCTTCCTTCAACGGAATCTGTACAAACAGTTGAATTTGACATTCAAGGAATGACTTGTGACGCTTGTAGTCAACATATCCATCAGCAAATCAGTCAGCTTGCAGGAATGCAGCTCATTCAGATTTCCTATCCGAATCAAAACGCCATCATTGCATTTGATTCTACTCAAACTTCAATCCTTACTATTCGAGAAACAGTACAGGAACTCGGCTATCAAATCAAAGAAAAATAA
- a CDS encoding thioredoxin family protein has product MKKLYVLCAFVVTNFCIGQTFNDALKKATVEDKPIMLVFAGSDWCAPCIKLEKEIFQSALFEAEKKNWVLYKADFLKKSKLPAEVKKENGQLADQYNQEGYFPLVVVLNSTGKVLGKLSYSKDTPAAYIKKLREFIQ; this is encoded by the coding sequence ATGAAAAAATTATATGTACTCTGTGCCTTTGTAGTAACCAATTTTTGCATAGGCCAAACATTTAACGATGCTCTAAAAAAGGCAACTGTAGAAGATAAACCCATTATGTTAGTTTTTGCTGGCTCCGATTGGTGTGCTCCTTGTATCAAATTAGAAAAGGAAATTTTTCAATCTGCTCTTTTTGAAGCAGAAAAGAAGAATTGGGTGTTGTACAAGGCTGATTTTTTAAAGAAATCAAAGTTACCCGCAGAGGTTAAGAAAGAGAATGGTCAATTGGCCGATCAGTACAACCAAGAAGGGTATTTTCCTTTGGTTGTCGTATTAAATTCTACGGGAAAAGTACTAGGAAAATTGAGCTATTCGAAAGATACGCCTGCAGCCTACATCAAAAAACTACGTGAATTTATTCAATAA
- a CDS encoding DUF488 domain-containing protein, with translation MIPQIKIKRIYEEPSAADGYRVLVDRLWPRGISKEHAAIEEWAKDITPTTEIRKAYGHIVENWPTFTYQYLQELKHNELVPTFIEKWEEYPVITFVYAAHDTEHTHALILQDYMQKLFNQRFQSS, from the coding sequence ATGATACCGCAAATAAAAATCAAACGAATTTACGAAGAACCTTCTGCAGCAGATGGCTATCGCGTTTTGGTCGATCGTTTATGGCCGCGGGGTATTTCCAAAGAACATGCAGCAATTGAGGAATGGGCCAAGGACATTACTCCTACTACGGAAATTCGAAAAGCCTATGGGCATATCGTTGAAAATTGGCCAACTTTTACCTATCAATATCTACAAGAACTCAAACACAATGAATTAGTTCCTACATTCATTGAAAAATGGGAAGAATACCCAGTTATTACGTTTGTTTATGCTGCACATGACACGGAACATACGCATGCGCTGATTCTTCAAGACTATATGCAGAAATTATTTAATCAACGCTTTCAATCCTCTTAA
- a CDS encoding DUF3570 domain-containing protein, translating into MKKRLITLMSLTCVSGLLSAQEHNSTPPSYKKKVLETTELDFLGSYYDQKGKHSAVNGGMGTEELDNYAGNMILSIPVRLDGVLSFDVGFSAYTSASSSNINPFMSRQITQVNTTGASTGATSVESTKTLQYGSPWYASTGPSRKDVLYNLGANYSHSSDDRNTILTVNAAVAREFDYESIGVGIGVTKLFNEKNTEVGIKANAYFDTWKPFYPTELDEYHTYGTNFQNAGYFANVEIYDQNGNVSTKYLPDRFVAFDDYKRNSYAVSLFATQIVTEKMQLAVFADVLYQKGLLSTPYHRIYFADKPAYYIGTPNYIPLYDSPQNTEVYRLADDIERLPDTRFKLPIGMRLNYYVNNWLTLRSYYRFYTDDWELRSHTFSLELPVKISERITLFPMYRFYTQSETKYFAPFGQHTTKQKYYTSDYDLSAFDSHQYGGGLVYNNPFSKAAIGGFSLKNFEIRYNYYDRNDGLSANIVSVGLKFVQ; encoded by the coding sequence ATGAAAAAACGACTCATTACTTTAATGTCTTTAACCTGTGTATCAGGATTGCTATCTGCACAAGAACATAACTCGACCCCGCCCAGCTATAAAAAGAAAGTCTTGGAAACAACAGAACTCGATTTTTTAGGTAGTTATTATGATCAAAAAGGAAAGCATTCGGCTGTAAATGGCGGAATGGGAACGGAAGAACTGGATAATTACGCCGGAAATATGATTTTGTCTATTCCAGTGCGTTTGGATGGAGTATTGTCTTTTGATGTGGGATTTTCAGCTTATACTTCAGCGTCTTCAAGTAATATCAACCCTTTTATGAGTAGACAGATTACGCAAGTAAATACTACGGGTGCTTCTACAGGTGCTACTTCAGTTGAAAGTACTAAAACACTGCAATATGGTAGCCCTTGGTATGCTTCAACAGGGCCTTCTCGCAAAGATGTCTTGTACAATTTGGGAGCGAATTACAGCCATAGTTCGGATGATAGAAACACCATTCTTACGGTTAATGCTGCTGTTGCCAGAGAGTTTGATTATGAATCCATCGGGGTCGGCATTGGTGTAACAAAGCTCTTCAATGAAAAGAATACAGAAGTTGGGATAAAAGCCAATGCTTATTTTGATACGTGGAAGCCTTTCTATCCTACAGAATTAGATGAATATCATACCTATGGAACTAATTTCCAAAATGCAGGCTATTTTGCTAATGTGGAAATTTATGACCAAAACGGAAATGTATCTACTAAATATTTACCTGATCGATTTGTCGCTTTTGATGATTATAAACGCAACTCATACGCGGTTTCATTATTCGCTACACAAATTGTAACAGAAAAAATGCAACTCGCTGTATTTGCGGATGTTTTATATCAAAAGGGATTGCTATCAACGCCTTATCACCGCATCTATTTTGCAGATAAACCCGCTTACTATATAGGTACGCCAAATTATATTCCACTCTATGATTCTCCGCAAAATACAGAAGTGTATCGCTTAGCAGATGACATCGAACGCCTACCTGATACGCGTTTTAAATTACCGATTGGTATGCGTCTGAATTATTACGTCAACAATTGGTTAACCCTACGCAGCTATTACCGTTTTTATACGGATGACTGGGAACTGCGATCGCATACTTTTAGTTTGGAATTGCCTGTAAAAATATCAGAACGCATTACGCTATTTCCGATGTATCGTTTTTATACCCAAAGTGAAACTAAATACTTTGCTCCCTTTGGTCAACATACAACCAAGCAAAAATATTACACTTCTGATTACGACTTATCCGCCTTTGATAGTCATCAGTATGGAGGTGGTTTGGTTTACAACAATCCTTTTAGCAAAGCAGCGATTGGCGGTTTCTCCTTGAAAAATTTTGAAATCAGGTATAACTACTATGATCGAAACGATGGGTTAAGTGCGAATATCGTAAGTGTTGGATTAAAATTTGTACAATAA
- a CDS encoding sensor histidine kinase — protein sequence MKYLYLFIILLLLIIVGILLYFLLQYNKQRVAFEKEKDLFDTKIKYLQLENLESRLDPHLFKNILNSIQSHAYQTYYALDKMAGVLDYILYDSQRKLVTLKEEHEFALRLIDINKIKLNPLFRLDVRSNIGEVEALYGEDLVAPLICVELIENAFKHADLTGNDAFITILFKLKNGQFDLVVSNKKSSKGSLRKEKGGYGLSALRERLHLIYGPYYKLEKSEDEQVHSMHLKINLYDFKAKMYTLR from the coding sequence ATGAAGTATTTATATCTTTTTATCATCTTGTTATTATTGATCATCGTTGGGATCTTGTTGTACTTTTTATTACAATACAACAAGCAGCGCGTTGCTTTTGAAAAAGAAAAAGATTTATTTGATACTAAAATCAAATATTTGCAATTGGAGAACTTGGAATCGAGGTTGGATCCTCATTTGTTCAAAAATATTTTAAATTCCATTCAATCTCATGCTTACCAAACGTATTATGCCTTGGATAAGATGGCAGGTGTACTGGATTATATTTTATATGATAGCCAACGTAAATTAGTAACGTTAAAAGAAGAACACGAATTTGCCTTGCGTTTGATTGATATTAATAAGATTAAGTTGAATCCTCTTTTTCGCTTGGATGTTCGCTCGAATATTGGAGAAGTAGAGGCACTGTACGGAGAAGATTTAGTTGCACCTTTAATTTGTGTGGAGTTGATTGAAAATGCCTTCAAGCACGCAGATTTAACAGGAAATGATGCCTTTATTACCATTCTGTTTAAGTTGAAAAATGGACAGTTTGATTTAGTTGTTTCTAATAAGAAATCCTCAAAAGGTTCACTTAGAAAAGAAAAAGGTGGATATGGTTTATCCGCATTGCGTGAACGTTTGCATTTGATTTACGGTCCTTATTATAAATTAGAAAAATCAGAAGACGAGCAAGTACACTCGATGCACTTAAAAATTAATTTGTATGATTTCAAAGCTAAAATGTATACTCTTAGATGA
- a CDS encoding TIGR02757 family protein, which yields MNKAELKEFLDEKVLLYNNPSFIVDDPVQIPHLYTQKEDIEIGGFLSATIAWGNRKMIIKNAHKMMELMGNSPYDFVMNHNEDQLDALTGFVHRTFNSTDFATFIQALQHIYRHHGGLEGVFSDSSLPLQERISKFKTLFFEIQHQQRTQKHISDPLKGSAAKRINMYLRWMVRQDNAGVDFGLWKGVSPSELSCPLDVHSGNMARKLGILKRTQNDAKALLELDTALRELDPVDPVKYDFALFGLGAIEKF from the coding sequence ATGAATAAAGCTGAACTCAAAGAATTTTTAGACGAAAAAGTACTATTGTACAACAATCCCTCTTTTATAGTGGATGATCCTGTACAAATTCCTCATTTATATACGCAAAAAGAAGATATTGAAATTGGAGGTTTTCTAAGTGCAACCATTGCTTGGGGGAATCGCAAAATGATTATCAAGAATGCCCATAAAATGATGGAACTGATGGGCAATTCTCCCTATGATTTCGTCATGAATCACAACGAAGATCAGCTAGATGCTTTAACTGGATTTGTTCACCGTACCTTTAACAGTACGGACTTCGCTACTTTTATTCAGGCGTTACAGCATATCTACCGCCATCATGGAGGTTTAGAGGGAGTATTTAGCGATTCTTCCCTGCCTCTACAGGAGCGTATTTCAAAATTTAAAACTTTATTTTTTGAAATTCAACATCAACAACGTACGCAAAAGCACATCTCTGATCCGTTAAAAGGTTCTGCTGCGAAGCGCATTAATATGTATCTCCGTTGGATGGTACGCCAAGACAATGCAGGCGTAGATTTTGGGTTATGGAAAGGCGTTTCTCCTAGTGAGTTATCTTGTCCGTTAGATGTACATTCAGGGAATATGGCGCGTAAACTGGGCATTTTAAAACGCACACAAAATGATGCCAAAGCACTATTGGAATTGGATACGGCTTTGCGTGAATTAGATCCTGTTGATCCCGTGAAGTATGATTTCGCATTGTTTGGATTGGGCGCGATTGAGAAGTTTTAA
- a CDS encoding imelysin family protein, whose protein sequence is MRNKFLALGLVATSFMMMNCSNNDDSSTDTKKDDLYATVISDLTGSVVTETYRDLNDKANALRKAISNFTANATDANLELAKQAWIETRKPWEQSEGFLYGPVDTEGIDPAMDTWPVDVEAMNNILRSNQAITASLISSNNEARGFHLIEFLLWGETGSKKAADITARQKEYLKAATEDLQQNTQLLYDQWKVDGGNYAAVFNSAGINSTKYPSKAAALEEIVDGLITIADEVGTGKIEDPLNSEGSTPYPEKEESRFSNNSKRDFADNMRSIENIYLGQYNKSVKGLSEIVAGDNKALDTEIKTAITAAITAIEAIPGTFTEAIYSHRPEVIKAQNIVNDLSTLLESKLKPYINSL, encoded by the coding sequence ATGAGAAACAAATTTTTAGCTTTAGGATTGGTTGCTACTTCTTTCATGATGATGAACTGTAGTAATAATGATGACTCCTCTACAGACACCAAAAAGGATGATTTATACGCAACTGTAATTTCAGATTTAACAGGAAGTGTTGTTACAGAAACCTATCGCGACCTAAATGACAAGGCCAATGCTTTGAGAAAAGCGATCAGTAACTTTACAGCTAACGCAACAGATGCGAATTTAGAATTAGCCAAACAAGCGTGGATTGAAACGAGAAAACCTTGGGAGCAATCAGAAGGATTCTTATATGGCCCTGTAGATACAGAGGGAATTGACCCAGCTATGGACACTTGGCCTGTGGATGTAGAAGCGATGAACAACATCTTGAGAAGTAATCAAGCAATCACTGCTTCTTTAATTAGTTCGAATAACGAAGCACGTGGTTTTCACTTAATTGAGTTCTTACTATGGGGAGAAACTGGTTCAAAAAAAGCAGCAGATATTACAGCTAGACAAAAAGAATACTTGAAAGCTGCTACAGAAGACTTACAACAAAATACGCAATTGCTTTATGACCAATGGAAAGTTGATGGTGGAAATTACGCTGCAGTCTTCAATTCAGCGGGAATAAACTCGACAAAATACCCTTCAAAAGCAGCAGCATTAGAAGAAATTGTCGATGGATTAATTACCATTGCCGATGAGGTAGGAACAGGTAAAATTGAAGATCCATTAAACTCAGAAGGAAGTACTCCTTACCCAGAAAAAGAAGAATCTCGTTTTAGTAATAATTCTAAAAGAGACTTCGCCGACAACATGAGAAGTATTGAAAATATCTATTTAGGCCAATACAATAAATCGGTTAAAGGATTATCTGAAATTGTTGCTGGAGATAACAAAGCCTTAGATACGGAAATCAAAACAGCGATCACCGCGGCGATTACAGCTATTGAAGCAATTCCTGGAACCTTTACAGAAGCTATTTATAGCCATAGACCAGAAGTAATCAAAGCGCAAAACATTGTTAATGATTTATCTACTTTATTAGAGTCTAAATTGAAACCTTATATCAATAGTCTTTAA
- a CDS encoding FAD:protein FMN transferase, translating to MSSIFSRAFFLMGCNFDVTIVANQLEVAHALIDGAIAEMKRIEYLLSEWMPDTPVSIVNAHAGIQPVQVPEELLELTARALNFSKLTEGAFDITMAGLNQIWIYDGAMKKLPSFAELKAAIRHVGYQKIQLDRANQTLFLTQKKMKIGFGSIGKAYAADCAKAFLMQQGVQAGIVNASGDMAAWGTQPDGKPWSVGIVNPLNKAKVFATFPLENGAVVTSGTYEKYAIIGDKKYSHIIDPRTGMPTTEIASVTVFAPKAELANGISTSIAVMGIETGLHLINQIPSASCVIVDHKANLFTSNNIKTNTI from the coding sequence ATGTCTTCCATTTTTAGTCGAGCGTTTTTCCTCATGGGATGTAATTTCGATGTTACTATAGTCGCTAATCAGTTAGAAGTAGCTCATGCTTTAATTGACGGGGCCATAGCCGAAATGAAACGCATAGAGTATCTACTTTCAGAGTGGATGCCTGATACCCCTGTTTCTATCGTCAATGCTCATGCTGGTATACAGCCTGTGCAAGTTCCTGAAGAGCTTTTGGAATTAACTGCTCGCGCGTTGAATTTTTCCAAACTTACCGAAGGTGCTTTTGATATTACCATGGCTGGGTTGAATCAAATTTGGATCTATGATGGGGCCATGAAAAAGCTTCCTTCTTTTGCTGAATTAAAAGCGGCTATTCGGCATGTGGGGTATCAAAAAATTCAATTGGATCGAGCAAATCAAACGCTTTTTTTAACGCAAAAAAAGATGAAAATAGGTTTTGGTTCCATCGGAAAAGCCTATGCGGCAGATTGTGCAAAAGCCTTTTTAATGCAGCAGGGCGTGCAGGCAGGAATCGTTAATGCCTCTGGAGATATGGCAGCTTGGGGAACTCAACCTGATGGAAAACCGTGGTCGGTTGGCATCGTAAATCCCCTAAATAAAGCAAAGGTTTTCGCTACGTTTCCTTTAGAAAATGGCGCTGTCGTCACTTCGGGAACGTATGAAAAATACGCAATTATCGGCGATAAAAAGTACTCGCATATTATTGATCCTCGCACTGGGATGCCCACAACAGAAATAGCAAGTGTTACTGTTTTTGCTCCTAAAGCGGAATTGGCTAACGGAATCTCAACATCTATTGCCGTGATGGGAATTGAAACGGGCTTGCACCTCATCAACCAGATTCCCAGCGCTAGCTGCGTTATTGTCGATCATAAAGCCAATTTATTCACCTCAAATAACATTAAAACCAATACGATTTAA
- the msrA gene encoding peptide-methionine (S)-S-oxide reductase MsrA yields the protein MKKAIVAGGCFWCTEAVFKSLKGVIDAVPGYIGGAKANPTYEEVCTGETGHAEAIEITYNEHEISYTELLEIFFATHNPTTLNRQGEDVGTQYRSEIFYVDEGQKQAALEYIGILNDEKVFDQPIVTQVSPASTFYIAEEYHKNYFERKGTENPYCQMVVKPKVEKFKKNYASKLK from the coding sequence ATGAAAAAAGCAATAGTAGCAGGGGGATGTTTCTGGTGTACAGAAGCTGTATTTAAAAGTCTAAAAGGAGTAATCGACGCAGTTCCAGGATATATTGGAGGAGCGAAGGCAAATCCTACTTATGAAGAAGTTTGTACTGGAGAAACAGGGCACGCAGAAGCCATTGAAATCACCTATAATGAACATGAGATTAGTTATACTGAATTATTGGAAATCTTTTTTGCGACACACAATCCAACGACGTTAAATCGACAAGGAGAGGATGTGGGGACGCAATATAGAAGTGAAATTTTCTATGTAGATGAAGGACAAAAACAAGCTGCTTTAGAATATATCGGTATTTTAAATGACGAAAAGGTTTTTGATCAGCCTATTGTTACACAAGTAAGTCCCGCTTCAACCTTTTATATAGCGGAAGAATATCACAAAAACTACTTTGAACGCAAAGGAACAGAAAATCCGTATTGTCAGATGGTGGTAAAACCAAAAGTCGAAAAATTTAAAAAGAATTACGCTTCTAAATTAAAATAA
- a CDS encoding DUF2400 family protein — translation MYLHWMVRQDNAGVDFGIWKGVSPNKLNYYYLL, via the coding sequence ATGTACCTTCATTGGATGGTGCGCCAAGACAATGCAGGCGTAGATTTCGGTATCTGGAAAGGCGTATCCCCTAATAAGTTAAACTATTATTATCTACTATAA
- a CDS encoding ArsR/SmtB family transcription factor, which produces MKQKNSCIREEADNLQINRGKNTLTQVASQLDYVSHTLALVGNTARLQILYLLHQEKRLCVCDLSDMLEMTISAVSQHLRKLKDRQFLDTERQGQTIYYFLTQEHETLLLPLFQFIASSNEEIK; this is translated from the coding sequence ATGAAACAAAAAAATAGTTGTATTCGAGAAGAAGCGGATAACCTTCAAATTAACAGAGGAAAAAATACGCTAACGCAGGTAGCTTCTCAATTGGATTATGTATCTCATACTCTCGCTCTTGTAGGTAATACAGCTCGCTTGCAAATTCTTTACCTCTTACATCAAGAGAAAAGACTGTGTGTTTGTGATTTAAGCGACATGCTCGAGATGACAATCTCTGCTGTATCTCAGCATTTAAGAAAATTAAAAGACCGTCAATTTCTCGATACAGAAAGACAAGGACAAACCATCTATTATTTCTTAACACAAGAACACGAGACCTTACTACTTCCTCTTTTTCAATTTATAGCCTCAAGCAATGAAGAAATCAAATAA
- a CDS encoding LytR/AlgR family response regulator transcription factor, producing the protein MISKLKCILLDDELLGLKYLKMLCEQIPEIEIVKVFDDPTQFLEEAPSLDFELAILDINMPGMDGLSVAQLLTNKGIVFVTAYKEYALEAFEVDAIDYIAKPIKKERLQRAIQKAMRQLKPIEQNTSLTINSNKGKAILQFDDILYIKTCENDGRDKEIILEGEQHLIAKNIALDKLVEVLPAHKFCRINKREIIALKIVRFFGHDLITTQLFTEQGKPLELTLGVTFKTDFLDKI; encoded by the coding sequence ATGATTTCAAAGCTAAAATGTATACTCTTAGATGATGAGTTGCTGGGGTTAAAATACTTGAAGATGCTATGTGAGCAAATTCCCGAAATTGAAATAGTGAAAGTATTTGATGATCCCACACAATTTTTGGAAGAAGCCCCTTCGTTGGATTTTGAATTGGCGATTCTCGATATCAATATGCCAGGTATGGACGGATTGAGTGTGGCTCAATTGCTGACTAACAAAGGAATTGTATTTGTTACTGCTTATAAAGAATATGCCTTAGAAGCCTTTGAGGTTGATGCAATTGATTATATCGCTAAACCCATAAAAAAGGAGCGATTGCAACGTGCAATTCAAAAGGCAATGCGCCAGTTGAAACCCATCGAACAAAATACATCATTGACCATCAATTCCAACAAAGGGAAAGCCATTTTACAGTTTGATGATATTCTTTATATCAAAACGTGTGAAAATGACGGTCGCGATAAAGAAATTATACTAGAAGGCGAACAGCATTTAATTGCTAAGAATATTGCATTAGATAAATTAGTAGAGGTATTGCCTGCTCATAAGTTTTGTCGCATCAATAAACGCGAAATTATAGCGTTAAAGATTGTGCGCTTTTTTGGGCATGATTTGATCACCACACAGCTATTTACTGAGCAAGGAAAACCCCTCGAATTGACCTTGGGGGTTACTTTTAAAACAGATTTCCTAGATAAGATATAA
- a CDS encoding DUF4266 domain-containing protein, with the protein MRKLFYMGCLVLLLPSCQTVKEYEKQYINDPDMVLSAHTCERYETNFQVYREGASGANGGKTGGGCGCN; encoded by the coding sequence ATGAGAAAACTATTTTACATGGGATGTTTGGTCTTGCTTCTCCCGTCCTGTCAGACGGTCAAAGAATACGAGAAGCAATACATCAATGATCCCGATATGGTACTAAGTGCGCATACATGCGAACGCTATGAAACTAATTTTCAGGTGTACAGAGAAGGGGCTTCGGGCGCCAATGGAGGTAAAACGGGTGGAGGTTGTGGATGCAATTAA
- a CDS encoding di-heme oxidoreductase family protein, protein MKYISLLTVLLFSSFFISCSSDDTTPYEELPSLLDRQLAGGATTIFINTSNAYGTPAPNLSGADLALHLTGDLTFESVYVTPPNKVNGGLGPIFNNSSCISCHPKDGRAPFPTNLNARSGFFMRVSLPGIADNGGPVPVPGFGLQIQNQAAFGVEPEAQFQVTYSTIVEELADGTKVTLRKPHYSLVESYIPIPANILLSPRIGSPVFGLGLLEAIPEADILAQIDANDANQDGIYGKANYVYDVISKQTKLGRFGWKANTASLLEQCAAAFNNDMGITNYVFPYETGYGQTNGDDGLKAGIEVSNALVDAVTFYTQTLAVPASRFHDNQNVRNGARIFEEIDCAKCHVPKQKTGPSPIKALAYQTIYPYTDMLLHDMGEDLADGRPDFMATGREWKTRPLWGIGFQYLVNGHTQFLHDGRAANLTEAILWHGGEAQRAKNKFKQLSKKEREDLLAFLNSL, encoded by the coding sequence ATGAAATACATTTCACTTCTTACCGTACTTCTTTTTTCTTCTTTTTTTATCTCTTGTTCTAGTGATGATACTACGCCTTATGAAGAACTTCCTTCTTTGTTGGATCGTCAATTGGCGGGTGGAGCCACTACTATTTTTATCAATACCAGTAATGCGTATGGTACTCCTGCTCCTAACTTATCAGGAGCTGACCTAGCCTTACATCTAACAGGAGACTTGACTTTTGAATCCGTTTATGTGACTCCTCCGAATAAAGTAAATGGTGGTTTAGGTCCGATTTTTAATAACTCTTCCTGCATCTCTTGTCATCCCAAAGATGGCAGGGCTCCCTTCCCTACGAACCTCAACGCGAGAAGTGGTTTTTTCATGCGTGTAAGTTTACCAGGTATCGCGGATAACGGAGGCCCCGTTCCTGTTCCTGGTTTTGGATTACAAATACAAAATCAGGCGGCATTTGGTGTTGAACCAGAGGCTCAATTTCAGGTTACTTATTCCACTATCGTAGAAGAATTAGCAGACGGAACGAAAGTAACTTTGCGTAAACCCCACTATAGTTTGGTCGAATCCTATATTCCCATTCCTGCCAATATCTTGTTATCTCCGCGTATTGGTTCTCCAGTATTTGGTTTAGGTTTACTAGAAGCTATTCCTGAAGCAGATATTTTGGCTCAAATTGATGCAAACGATGCCAATCAAGATGGCATTTACGGAAAGGCTAATTATGTATACGATGTGATTTCCAAACAAACAAAACTAGGTCGCTTTGGATGGAAAGCCAATACGGCCTCACTCCTAGAGCAATGTGCAGCTGCTTTCAACAATGACATGGGAATTACCAACTATGTATTTCCTTATGAAACAGGATATGGACAGACCAATGGAGATGATGGCTTGAAGGCTGGAATAGAAGTGTCTAATGCTCTTGTTGATGCGGTAACTTTTTATACCCAAACCTTGGCAGTCCCAGCTTCTCGTTTTCACGACAATCAAAATGTCCGCAATGGCGCGCGTATCTTTGAAGAAATTGATTGTGCAAAATGCCATGTTCCGAAACAAAAAACAGGACCTAGCCCAATCAAAGCCTTAGCTTATCAAACCATTTATCCGTATACGGATATGTTGTTGCACGACATGGGGGAAGATTTAGCCGATGGTCGACCAGATTTTATGGCAACGGGCAGAGAATGGAAAACAAGACCTCTTTGGGGCATTGGTTTTCAGTATTTAGTCAACGGACACACGCAGTTCTTACACGATGGTCGAGCAGCCAACTTGACGGAAGCCATTCTTTGGCATGGTGGTGAAGCACAACGCGCTAAAAATAAATTCAAACAGTTGTCCAAAAAGGAAAGAGAAGATCTATTAGCCTTTTTGAATTCACTTTAA
- a CDS encoding ABC transporter ATP-binding protein: protein MIRATNIRKSYDQLEVLKGVDIHIKEREIISIVGASGAGKTTLLQILGTLDKPTIQPNSSLFINNTDVLQLKDKEISTFRNLNLGFIFQFHQLLPEFNALENVCIPAFIAGREKKETEQEAKKLLDYLGVSHRSHHFPSELSGGEQQRVAVARALINKPKVIFADEPSGNLDTKTAENLHQLFFQLREEFGQTFVIVTHNEELADMADRKLIMTDGLMTSNS from the coding sequence ATGATACGAGCGACGAATATTAGAAAATCCTATGACCAGTTAGAAGTTTTAAAAGGAGTTGATATCCACATCAAAGAGCGAGAAATCATCTCGATTGTGGGTGCATCTGGTGCTGGGAAAACAACCTTACTTCAAATTTTAGGGACATTGGATAAACCTACTATTCAACCAAATAGTTCACTTTTCATTAATAATACGGATGTGTTACAGTTGAAAGACAAAGAAATTTCGACCTTCCGAAATCTAAACTTGGGGTTCATCTTTCAATTTCATCAACTACTTCCGGAGTTTAATGCCTTAGAAAATGTGTGTATTCCAGCCTTTATTGCTGGAAGAGAGAAAAAAGAAACAGAACAAGAAGCTAAAAAATTATTGGACTATTTAGGTGTTTCACATCGATCTCACCATTTTCCTTCCGAACTATCCGGAGGAGAACAACAACGTGTTGCCGTTGCTAGAGCTTTGATTAATAAACCCAAGGTAATCTTCGCTGATGAGCCATCGGGTAATTTAGATACTAAAACGGCAGAGAACTTACATCAGCTCTTCTTCCAATTGAGAGAAGAATTTGGTCAAACTTTTGTTATTGTAACACATAACGAGGAATTAGCTGATATGGCTGACCGCAAACTCATCATGACTGATGGTTTGATGACCAGCAATTCATAA